The nucleotide window GCTCGGGAACCTGTACGGACCCCGCCGCTTTCGCCCGTTCGCGATGCCGGCGTGACTCACCAGGAGGTATGAGATGGGAAGCGGACACTGGTCAACCGACGTCTACGCCGCGGCAGCCGGCTATCGGGCCGCCAGCGGCACGAGCGCCTTCGCGTACAGCGACGGCGGCGCCCGCAAGGCACACCCGGCGCTCGACCCGATGAACGTGGGCAAGCGGGAGAGCCGCGACAGCGACGAACACCCGCACAGCACGCCGATCGCCGTCCTCTTCGACGTGACCGGCTCGATGGGCACCGTGCCGCGGGTGCTGCAGACGAAGCTGCCGCAGCTGCTCGGCCTGCTGACCCGCAAGGGCTACGCCACCGATCCGCACATCCTGTTCGGCGCGATCGGCGACGCCACCTGCGACCGGGTGCCGTTGCAGATCGGGCAGTTCGAATCCGACAACCGCATGGACGAGGACCTGGCCCGCATCGTCCTGGAGGGCGGTGGCGGCGGCCAGCGCCGCGAGTCGTACGAGCTCGCCATGTACTTCATGGCCCGGCACACCAGCCTGGACTCCATCGCCGCGCGGGGGCGCCGCGGCTACCTGTTCATCATCGGCGACGAGATGCCGTACCCGCAGGTCAAGCCGAAGGAGGTCAAGCGTTTCATCGGCGACCGGCTCGGCGAGCCGATCGCGATCGAGGCGGTGCTGGCCGAGCTGCGGCGCAGCTTCGACGTCTACTACATCATGCCGACCGCGGCCGGCTGGGGCGGCGACCCGGAGATCCTCGGCCACTGGCGCACCCTGCTCGGCCAGCAGGTCATCGAGCTGGACGACCTCGACGCGGTCTGCGAGACCATCGCGCTGACCGTCGGCCTCGGCGAGGAGTCCATCGACCTCGACGCCGGCCTCGCCGACCTGGTCGACGTCGGATCGGTGGCCGGCCCGTCGGTCAGCAGGGCGCTCGCGCCGCTCGGCGCGGGGCGGGTCACGGCCGTTCGTTCCTCCCTCGACCCGGGCGGCGCGGCAACGCCGAGCGGGAACGAACGGCTGTGAACCCTGCGGGGCACGTCGCCGTGGTCGATCTCGGCTACGGCGACGCCGGCAAGGGCACGGTGGTGGACGCGATCTGCGCGACCGGGCCGGTCACCGCGGTGATCAGGTTCAACGGGGGTGCGCAGGCCGCGCACAACGTGGTCACGCCGCAGGGCCGGCACCACACGTTCGCGCAGTTCGGGTCGGGCACGTTCCAGGGCGTGCCCACCCACCTGTCGCGCTTCACGGTGGTCGACCCGCTCGCGCTCGCGGCCGAGGCCGCCGCCCTCGGCAACCCGTTCCACCTGCTCACGGTGGACGGCGACGCGCTGCTCGCCACCCCGTGGCACCGGGCCGCGAACCAGGCCCGCGAGCGGCGGCGCGGGCGGGACCGGCACGGCTCGTGCGGCATGGGCGTCGGGCAGACCGTGGAGTACGCCCTCGGCCACGCCGACGCGCCCCGGGTGCGCGATGTGCTCTCGCCGGCCCGGCTCCGGTCGCGGCTGGCCGCGGTGCAGGCCGCGTTCGGCCCGCTGGCGGCGGCGCCGCTGGACGACGTCGTGGACGCGTTCCTCGCCTTCGGCCGCGCGGTGCGGATTGTGGACTCCTCGTACGTCGGCGTGCTGCTGGACGCCGGGCGGTGCGTCTTTGAGGGCGCGCAGGGGGTGCTGCTGGACGAGTGGCGGGGCTGGCACCCGTACACGACGTGGTCGACCACGACGTTCGACAACGTGGCGGCGCTCTGCCCCGACTTCCTGCGGCTGGGCGTGGTGCGGACGTACACCACCCGGCACGGCGCCGGGCCGTTCGTCACCGAAGCGCCGCTGGAGCTGCCCGAGGCGCACAACGGCGTGGGGGAGTGGCAGGGCGAGTTCCGGGTCGGGCACTTCGACGCGGTGGCGCACCGCTACGCCGCCGAGGTCGCCGGCGGCGTGGACGCCCTGGCGGTCACCCACCTCGACGCCCCGGCGCGGGATCCGCGGCTGCGCGTCTGCACCTCGTACGAGCTCGACGGCGCGCGGTGGGAGCGCATCGTCCCGGCGCCGCCGCGGGACCTGGGCCGGCAGGCCGCGCTGACGGCGCTGCTGGCCCGGTCCCGCCCCGGTGACCTGGAGCGGCCCGGCGACTTCGCGGCCCGGATCGCGGACCTGCTGGACGCGCCGGTGTTCCTCGAGTCGCACGGGCCGTGCCGCACCGACAAGCGGTTCCGGGTGCCGGTGCTATAGGTACATGCCGGTCGCCGGCGGGGCGGTCGGCACGGTCACCGGGCGGGCGCCGGTCCGCAGCGCGTACAGCTCGGCGAGGGTCGCCCCGTCCGGGCCGACGCCCGCCGGGGTGCCGAGCCAGGCGACCGCCTCGCCGTACGGCAGGCGCCCGACCTCGATGCTGGCCAGGCACCGACCCGGCCGGACCACCGCGGGGTGCAGCGACGCCAGATCCTCGTTTGTGGTGATCGCGATCAGCGCGTTGCGGCCCTGGCCGAGCAGCCCGTCGGTCAGGTTGAGCAGCCGGGAGAGCGACTGCCCCGCGGCCGCCTTGGCCTCGCCGCTGATCAGCTCGTCGCAGTCCTCGAGCATGAGCAGCCGCCAGCGCGGCTCGTCGTCGTCGCCGCTGCCCAGCGCCACGCTCATCAGGTACGCGGGGTCGCCGAACAGCCGCTCGGGGTCGAGCACGCAGTCGACCTGGCACCACGGGCGCCACTGCTGGGCCAGCGCGCGCAGCGCCGTCGTCTTGCCGGTGCCGGGCTCGCCGTGCAGCAGCATGAGGCGGCCGTTGACCGTCGTGCCGTCGATGGCCATGAGCCGTTCCAGGGTGCGCGCCACCGGATCCGCGTAGTTGGCGCGGATCTTCTCCCACGGCGCGGCGTCGATCTCGCGCTGCACGCGCCGCGGGCCGTGCGGTCCGAAGTGCCAGAAGCCGATCGGCACGCTGTCCGCGGCCGGGGGCGGCTCCTCGACGGCGTTCTCCACCGCGACGGCAAGCACCGACTCGGCCATCTCGGCGCTGACCGCGGTGACCGTCACGCGGGCGCGGCGGCTCTGCTTCCAGCGGGTGACGTGCAGGGTCCAGCCCTCGCCGACGGAGAGCCGGCCGTGGCCGTCCTCCTCGACCGCGTCCCGGACGATCCGGGCGTCGTCGGTGGTCAGCAGGGCCTCGGCGCGGACGTTCTCGAGGTGCGTGGTGCGGCCGTACGGCTCCCGTCCGGTGACGAAGGCATCGAGCGCGAGCAGGTCGACGACGTCCACCAGCCGGTCGCAGTCGTCGACTGCACCGGACAGCGGCAGCGAGGCGGCGACGGCCGGCTCGGCGGCGCGGCTGCCGAGCCGGTCGACGGACTGATGGGGGGTGCGCATTACCCCATGATCGACCCTGGGTGGGGCAGGAGCATCCCGTTTTCCCGCATGTCCCCGGTTTCCAAGATCCTCGACCTTCGATCGCGTTAGGTTGACCTAACCCTGTGTAATCAAGGATTTGGAGACCGACGTGGCGACACCTATCTCGCGCCGGAACCTGTTGCGCGGCGCGGCCGGTGTCGCGGCCGCCGGAATGCTCGCGGCCTGCGGCGATGACGACAGCCCTGACACGGGGAGTTCCCCGGCCGCCTCCGGCGGCACGTTCCCGACCACCGTGACGCACCAGTTCGGCAGCACCACCCTCGACGAGTCGCCCGCCGTGGTCGTCTCGCTCGGCTGGGCCGACGCCGACGCCCTGCTCGCCCTCGGCGTCGTGCCCACCGGCATCCTCGACTGGTTCCAGGCCTGGCCGACCGGCGTCGGGCCCTGGGCTCAGCCGAAGCTGGGCGGCGCCAAGCCCACCGTCCTCACCGGCCCGGAGATCAACTTCGAGAAGGTCGCCGCGCTGCGGCCCGACTTCGTCACCCTGACCAAGAGCGACAACGTGAAGGCCACCTGGGAGCAGCTGGAAAAGCTCGCACCCACGCTCTCCGGGCCCGCCGGCACCCAGCCGTACGGCACCACGCTCGAGGACCAGACACTCACGATCGCCCAGGCGCTGGGCCGCGAGTCCGAGGGCGAGGCCCTGGTCGCGGCCAACGACAAGGCGCTCGCCGACGCCAAGGCGGCCAACCCGGGATTCCAGGGCAAGACCGTCGTCGTCGCGGCCGCTTTCAACGGGCAGTACGGCGCCTACACCAGCGGCGACGGCCGGGTGCAGTTCATGGAGGCGCTCGGCTTCACAAACTCGCCGAAGATCGAGGCACTCAACCCGCCCACCTACTACGCCCCGATCTCCAAGGAGCAGGTCGCCCTGCTCGACGCCGACCTCACCGTCGTCTTCGGCATCGGCGCCGGCAAGGAGCTCGCGGATGACCCGATCCTGAACAGCATCCCGTCCGCGAAGGACGGCCGGATGCTGATCATCGACGACCCCGATCTGGCCAACGCGTTCTCCACCAACTCGGTGCTGAGCACGCCGTACACCATCGAAAGGTTCGTGCCGATGGTCAAGGACGCCCTGGCGTGACCCACGCCGCCGCCGAGCGGGCCGGATACACCACCCTCGAGGCGCGGGTCCGCCACCGGGGCGGACTCACCACCCGCGGCCTCGGGCTGGCGCTCGCCGCCGCCACGCTGGTCGCGGTCGCGGCCCTGAGCGTCGCGGTCGGCACCAAGTCGATCCCGCTCGG belongs to Amorphoplanes digitatis and includes:
- a CDS encoding adenylosuccinate synthetase; amino-acid sequence: MNPAGHVAVVDLGYGDAGKGTVVDAICATGPVTAVIRFNGGAQAAHNVVTPQGRHHTFAQFGSGTFQGVPTHLSRFTVVDPLALAAEAAALGNPFHLLTVDGDALLATPWHRAANQARERRRGRDRHGSCGMGVGQTVEYALGHADAPRVRDVLSPARLRSRLAAVQAAFGPLAAAPLDDVVDAFLAFGRAVRIVDSSYVGVLLDAGRCVFEGAQGVLLDEWRGWHPYTTWSTTTFDNVAALCPDFLRLGVVRTYTTRHGAGPFVTEAPLELPEAHNGVGEWQGEFRVGHFDAVAHRYAAEVAGGVDALAVTHLDAPARDPRLRVCTSYELDGARWERIVPAPPRDLGRQAALTALLARSRPGDLERPGDFAARIADLLDAPVFLESHGPCRTDKRFRVPVL
- a CDS encoding DUF5925 domain-containing protein; protein product: MRTPHQSVDRLGSRAAEPAVAASLPLSGAVDDCDRLVDVVDLLALDAFVTGREPYGRTTHLENVRAEALLTTDDARIVRDAVEEDGHGRLSVGEGWTLHVTRWKQSRRARVTVTAVSAEMAESVLAVAVENAVEEPPPAADSVPIGFWHFGPHGPRRVQREIDAAPWEKIRANYADPVARTLERLMAIDGTTVNGRLMLLHGEPGTGKTTALRALAQQWRPWCQVDCVLDPERLFGDPAYLMSVALGSGDDDEPRWRLLMLEDCDELISGEAKAAAGQSLSRLLNLTDGLLGQGRNALIAITTNEDLASLHPAVVRPGRCLASIEVGRLPYGEAVAWLGTPAGVGPDGATLAELYALRTGARPVTVPTAPPATGMYL
- a CDS encoding ABC transporter substrate-binding protein — translated: MATPISRRNLLRGAAGVAAAGMLAACGDDDSPDTGSSPAASGGTFPTTVTHQFGSTTLDESPAVVVSLGWADADALLALGVVPTGILDWFQAWPTGVGPWAQPKLGGAKPTVLTGPEINFEKVAALRPDFVTLTKSDNVKATWEQLEKLAPTLSGPAGTQPYGTTLEDQTLTIAQALGRESEGEALVAANDKALADAKAANPGFQGKTVVVAAAFNGQYGAYTSGDGRVQFMEALGFTNSPKIEALNPPTYYAPISKEQVALLDADLTVVFGIGAGKELADDPILNSIPSAKDGRMLIIDDPDLANAFSTNSVLSTPYTIERFVPMVKDALA